The DNA sequence TAAACCCAATTGAAAGGCGCACATGTGTAAAGCTCTATGTGGTACATGATGATTTTGATTCGTTGATACTTGAGTGAACAATGAAGTTGAACTGCTACCACCTGCTTTAGCCAATACGGTTTTAGCCAATTCACACATGAAATGTGCACCAGCTTCGGATGGTTGATTAGGGATCGATGGACATACTCGCTTACTCTTGTACCTATAAAATGATCAAAATTAATCGTTTGTGAATGCTATAGACGCATATAAGCGTTTAGCGAATTTTTTCGATCTTCCAAGCGCTTGAGATTAGTAACAACATTGTCGATTTGTTTATTGATGATCGTTTTGAGATTTACCACAcccaaaattaatttcaatggatttaaaatttaacgttaaaagtttttacaaaataattagaaatttatatacatatatatatatatatatatatatatatatatgtatgtgtgttttcATTTTACGAAATCAATTTAGTgtaaatataaagtatatgtGATTTAAAGTTTGATATTTTGTTGtttaaaatataagtataaaattgctcagatttttttgttataattattaagttCAAATATTTagtttcattaatataatttcaaattaagattatattatttacattttaatatttttaatagaataattgatgtttgagaaaaacttttttgtattatttatttaaatagttttgcaagttatttaattttataacgtgacttttaaaatttatataaaagcttTTTCATAGTTATTCATTGCCAAAAACATAATTGGCAACTGGATAAAGCTAACATTAAAATTCACGATGtattaatacgtatgtattatcaatgaaaaacaaaCCTTGTTTCTTTAGTTCTAGTTGGTACTGGTTGCACTAATGGTGGTTGAAGAGTTAACGCACTCATGCTATTTTCTAATTCCGCGCTTGTACTACTGTGTGGTCTACTGCCATTACCGATAACATTGTCACTGTTTCCAGGAACATCGGTGCCTGTTAAAGGCGACAAACATTCGTCATCCGGCAAGTGCGTTGTCgtctgaaaaataaataaataataataataattttttatctaaattgAATTTAAGAAACAGTCATATAAcagacaattatatatattaattaagacaatatttaaattcttGCCTCAGGTTTAGTGATAGGATTTGCAGTGTAGTAACTACTAAGAATAGGAGACTTAATTAATTGATGAACATCACGATCCAAAAGTTTGTTCATTATTCTAGCTACTTTAGCTGGTGCATCCTTGTAATGTACAAGAAGAGTAATTGCCAAGTCGCCCCTATAAAtcaaaacaagaaatatatcATAACTTTGTTTCTATGATCTTAGAGAAATTTCTAATGATGAATAACGTACCTTTGCCGTCTAGTACCTTCGCAAAGAAGCGGATGATCCGCTTCACTTACGTTTGCTTTCAATCCTAAAGCAGCGACAGCTGCGTCGAAACCCAGAGCTTCATCAGCTTCTTTGTTAATTTCTGGACCtcctgtaaatattttttctttttttttttcttcctatacTTTTCTATTCTAGCTGAGTATTAATATTGTAGgtgtatatgaaaaaaaaatgtgtatgaaaaaaaaaaaaagaatggattcTGATCGAACAGATATTTAACTTTGGGTTAACGCGTGCGGTATTTTAACAACTAAacttaatcaaaatatttcaaagattcCATTTTTCCATAGacttctatctatatatatatctatatatatatattatatattaatttgtttatatatgcatatatgttaAGGATAAACATACTCGGTGTATTCAAAGTATCGAATATGAAGCTTGCTAAAATAATTGGTAGCAATGCATGCCCTCTTGATCGTAATACACCATCTCGTAATTGTGCCGCTCTTTGTCTGACCATATTAAGTTCAGCTTGACCTAGGGgaatttttttcaacaaaCCGACGAGTTCGCTTTCTTGATGTGCTAGTTTGAcctgataaaaagaaaatgataaagaaattaacagagaaatagaaatagaaaaaaaaaaaaaaaaaaaactttcaatGGTATTAACCGTATTGATAGGTATAAATTGTACCTCTAAAGGTTTCGTATTTGCCGGCGGTCTAGCCATTTCTAAACCATAGAGACCTACTCTGAATGCAAGATTATGATATTCAGGATTTTCAGCGAGTACCGTGCACAAAAAGCAACATTTTGCCAAAGTGGCGGAGGCAAGGCACGTTAATTGATGTGACGCTGGATTCACTTGTTGCTGTaagatttatattcatttgatATCATCATTCGATTATGATAACAGAGGACATATGAAATTAGATCAAATCTCTTatcttacctttttcttttttcctttcaatggCACGGGTGGTTCCTCGATCATTAAATCCGGAGGATTAGCTAATAATTCTTCTGCTAATTGAACACCAAGTATACAAGCTTCTCGCGTATGTCCATGGGCATAAAGACCCTCTGCTCTAGCAAGAAATATACCCCAAGGATCTTCTGTTTTCTTTAGATTACCCAACAATGCACTTGCGCTCGGTGCTATGGTCAAAGGTGATTCGGTTTTCGAATCGTTTCCTGTATTATTCACTGTTGCCTttgaatcataataataaacgttatattcgtcACCAGAAGGGCTATCGCTGCTAGAAGATGAACTTTCATCCTTTGATTGTCTTCTGGATGCATCATTCTCTTGTTCAGATTCTTGTTCAGTCTTTGATCCTGTTGCTTTAGGATTTACCGTACGCGACTTATCACGATAGTCGACGAAATTCGCCCTGCCGCACTTCACTTCGTTAGTAGTCTTATTGTTACTACTTTCACTACTGTCACTATGACTTTCCGATGATAATACGTTCGAACAATGTTTATTCGAGTcttgaacattttttaaacTCACGTTACTGTTCGATGAGGATTCGCTACCTCCGCCCTCctaaacattaattatttatcatgtattataaatttgtttataaattaaaaattattttcaaattatattaacgatcgtATCAACCTGTGAATCAGTATCTCCGCAATTATTTAACCTGGCGCATCCACGTCTAAGTAATAATTGTGGTTCCGAAATGTCGGCCATATCGGTATCATTTTCGCAAAAACCTTCAGAACTAACACTGCTACGATTTCCATCTCCGCCGCTACCTCTTGAACACAACCCTGGAAATTCTCGTGGATTCAATCTTCGTCTATCCGTATAACTAAATTCTACGAGACCTAATGATACAGGTCGTCTGCTGTGATGATGAGAAATAGGTGGTTGGCAATTCAAGACAGCCGAACTCGAATTCACCTTTATAAGATATACAATTTACGTTTTATACCATATAAAAAgatcaatgataaattatatatcatatttagaaaaatatataacaaaccTGATTTACTTCGGTACCACTATCACCAACATGTCGAAAACATGTAAATGGACAATGATACATGGGATTGCTTTCAGCGGTGTACGTGATACCCGGAAGAGTATATTCTTCCCAATCTAAATAACATGCCTCAAGAGCCGTTTTGAAGCCAACAAATACGGTTAAATCGTTCTTCAATGAATCCTTATAGCtactgctattatttttattatgcgaATTATGGGATACCGAGGTACCACGACTTTTAGTGacctaaaaataaataaggcaATAGTATTGATTTTTAATGGATATAATCAAATCTCCTCGAACATAAGTATaagtaatacttttattaatattaccttATCGATGATCTTCATATGCCATGCCATAAATTGATCATGTAGCATCTCTCGTTCGGCCGGTGATAATCCAGGATTTAGAGCAGCCAATCTCCAAAGTACGACAATTTCGTCGCACAACGAAGAACACGCATGTTGAGATGCATGAACGTTGCTGTTCATATTACCATGTTTACCACCACCATGTCCTGTACCATTCAATAAAGCCACTTTCGTGTTAAACCACCAAACTATTATTTGTTCACAGGCCATGCATTCTTCTGTGATAATCTCTAAAAGCGGTATTGCGTTACGATCCGTTCTCTTGAACATTTCACGTACGATCGAGAGCAGGTTCCACATTCCCTCTGGTTCTCGACCTCTCAATGGTCTAAGAAGCGACGACCATTCGGCAGCAGCCGGAGGTGCTGTAGTGCTCAAATAGTTTACGTCgctgaaaaatattatcggaTAACGTTAatcaaacgatattattattatcagaatataataatccattattataaatgtcaactttttaataacaagaaaaataaatattggatTGACCGACTCTAATCTTTTAACGATTACTAATAAACtgtgttattaataatgattattttttttttttttatgtgattAGTTTGCACTTACAAGTGTGTAAGAAAATGTATCGATACGtccataatgataataaaagtggTGCtagttttgtttatatatatatatatattgtaatggTGTATTTGACGaagttcttattataaataatttttttttgttcacttAGTAATTTCCTTTCGATTTTGTgtttatgattaaaaatggACGGCAATAGAGTGAATTTTGTAAATCgacatttgatatttttatatcataaggaaagataaaaaaaagatatttatgctGTTTATGGAAATGATCCTTCAATCGAAGGGATTATTAGAAAGTATGATTTGCTAGGTTTTTAGAGTTGTAAATTTTAGTTTTGAACAATCGAgaagaattttcaatatttacgatGATTAAATACGATGACAAAAATATAGCGGATTACGAATAACTAGAACTATGCGgtttataaaatagaattactTTAATACAACTGATTTAATTGTTAATCGACAAGAACTTCACGGAGAatccaatattatatatacatataaacaataaatattttttatttatatataaaatagtaacaattttGGCACTATTTATTGATCGGTCAATCctcaatacaatattaaaaattcagtactaatatcgatatattcacttcaaaaagaaaaaaaaaaaaaaaaaaaaaaaattacaacacAGCATCagcatataaatatgtattatctataatattataacactTATTTGATTAATACGTTATctgtaacgaaaataaaattcaccTGAACACAATAGGCGCTGGTACACAGAACTTGATAAGAATTTTCTTAATGTTATCGTGCAACGTTTTCTCGTCCAGATACCAAGATGTTTGATCGTGCGCGGAAGCACCTGCCGTAGGATCAGGAGCACCACAATAACTATTGATGGCATTCGGTTGGGCTGACAACAATTCGTCCAAGAGTAATTGAGCAGTGGGAAGAATTTGTTGTGGCAATTCGCTTATAAGATATTGAGCAAATTTTTGCAATTGATCTCTATGCAATCGCGACAGGGATTCACTCACTGGTGCTCTTAGGCAAACTTGTGTCGgctgaaaaattatttttcaataagtttttcgatcgatattttaatattttcgatatagtaaatatgtacaaaaaaaaaaaaaaaaaacaaaggagaaaaaaataaataattaagactatatatatatatatatatatatatatatatatatatatatatatatatttaccataTGTATTCTATGAAGACAAACAGCAACTACGTGTGCACACCAATAAGCCTTTGAGGAGCAAGTACAATTGCACGATGTGATCTTTCGACGATCGAAAGTTACTGCTACATTGAATTGAGATCTAGCGACACCAGACGTTGCTGACATCATTTGCGGATTCACGCTGGCGCTAAGATGGAAAcctatataaacattataatgtattattataagtaatacatgtatgtgtgtgcgaacatatttttattatccatacAGAATAATTGGTActttattgtattgtatttgtattataaaagtttcattcatttcttaaGTTACAGAAGATaatacattttcatattttttattaagatcATCAATGttcataatattcataatgttcattaatattcataaattgGGATGCGTTATATTCTAAGAATTTTAAACAGTTGTCATTTGTAtagaatcaataatttttacttcaaaagtatattatatattttttaaagttacagaaataataatcagtagATTTGAAAACGCATTTTCAATTttgtcattataaaattataaaaaaaaattttgtcatTGTGGCACTacgcataaatatatattattttattacagtattttaataataaaatatcataataaaataatacatatataatttatataaataataaatataatctccACGTAATCTTATTgtattttctaatgaaaaaaaaatgaaggacaACTTTTCccttatataatgtatatgatGTTTTACCTATTTGCAGAGGATTCTTGACGCTTCTCGAACGAAATAGTTGTTCGCCACGTTGAAATTCATCCGCACTGCCATTTGCAAGGCAAGAATAGAGTCTTATGTCTTCCTCGTTATCGGGAAAACTCCAGAAAGCTATCCTCAGCTGCAATTGTTCCGGCACAGGTGGATAAACGTGTTCGACCAACTCGAAGGGTATGTGAGAGGCAACGCATCGTGCCGATAGTTCGCATAATGTCGGCACTTGTGAATCatctgaaaattaaaaatcatatcgttatttaaaaaaaacgtCAACAAGAAAattgcacacacacacataaattaatatatataaaattaattaattatttgtaccattatatacatatatatatataataattatctacattggtaagataaatatatataatatatacaatatacaaatTATCTAAATCAAGTAATTATATAGTgtcaaaagataaaagataaaaattaccctaattaatcatatattgtgtttatgtatatatatatatatatatttttttttattatattattatatatattatatattatatacattaagatatgtaatgtatatgatatattatcgatttaaataatttctttaattttaaacagaattgaaaatttgctattttataataaaataataatataataattatattaataacatgtcAGTATAATAACTTCGTCAAAGTGTAGTCTCAATAATGACATCgtacaaaaaaagatttctattcctttgggaatttgtattaatttattttttttttgtcatatataaatatatatacatatataaatttggaaatattcaaaaagtTTTAGAAGTAAGTCATCAAATAGTGCAtttgttttgtatatatacataaaaaaaaaaaaaaaacaaacaaaaagagagaggaaaaaaataaatgaaatcttGTGAGATATGTTAAATTGGGGATGATAAGGTGCTATTAACAGGGTTCTCCGGGCGGTCAAAGTAAATGCGTAGAATGTGCTTCCCTCTTATCCACTATTTCATtgcttttgtattattattattattattattattattattattattattattattattattattattattgttattattattattattgttattattattataagtattattattatacttcagCAGATATTATCGTAGTTTGCTCGCTCTAATGAGGGATGCaggatgaaatattattttaaatttgtgAAGAACTTCAAAAAGGAGTTTGTTAACCATTTTATAATCCCTTATAAAATCTAGTTAATTATCTAAACACTTATGCGAACAGATGTTGCAAAGTGAATAgagaatgaatataatatagattattatataaataaaaatataaaaatatatatatatatatatatatatatatattttttttcattttcaaaatcaacggcttatatatactgtatataatacatatactatatgtagtgtatatatatatatatatgtatatattctaatattaaatgatactatcgaaataatatgtattttataatttttaataatagacataataattcgataaaattaaataatctaatcaaagaaaaatataaaattatgttaGATTATAGAATTTTcctaaataattgattaatattagtTTGATCATAGATAGtgtattataagaaaaatacacacacatgcacacacatatgaatttatatataatattattgtaaattatcaataaaaatatatagatataagaaataatggttgagaagggaaaagaagaaaaaaatggttaTCATCATTTATGATCtcatttatgataatatatatatacatacgtatatatgggAGGTCCATGTAACAATATCTCGATGTTATTTGATAATGTTaatgaacgatattaattatcatgttcgTTACTGTCGTCacgttatcattgtttctCGTTTTCGAATGTTAAAAGTCATAaccaagaaatatttcatgacgaacaaatatttcattaaaataggAACCTGATACATGATAAATACCCCTTCCTCCTGTCGTACTCCCATTCTAACCCCTCGTTTATAAAGACAGCAATTGAGATTTTCATTAGTAAAAGTGCATCGACATCGAAATTGCATTTGTTCTATATTAATCTATTAAAGTATAAATTACTTTAATTGGCATAATATGACGATTATtttgattagaaaaatatcataagtatcgcattattcttattttaattgtttaaatcgttacattatttattattcattttacaatttttttcctttaattattctttttatgtattcttttattttttattaatattttacaagcttaaacataaaaataatattgtaacgtaaaacaattatatataataataataataatatatatatatatatatatatataataatatatgttataatgttaatatatgtattataatttgtaagaagagaatttttttctaatatttcatataattatcttataattttaaatgcaTAAGGAACATTTAATGTTTGAACTTGAAGGAATGCACTTGATTcatcaaataaaatgattatccGGGATGTTACTTTCCACAGACGGTCGAGCTTCGTTTCCTTCTACTATAATTCGCGGAAATTTGCATCAGCCCCAATGAATCACGGAGGGGATCTCCGTCGAAATTCTCCAACCCTTATTTTCCTCGAAAGCCCTGAGATTAATAACTTCGTATTTGCGTAAACGCGCATGAATCTTCCTTCGTTATGTGTTTCTACGCTTCCCTACGTTCCTAcgtaaagatttattttcaaagtcGAGTTTCCTTTTACCTacaaatattacgatattaacggtgaAGGTTGTGAAGGATTGCAAaatgacaaattttatttctattttattcagaTCATAAGACGAGTAAATTATAATCCATGATCGATCgtattaaatcaaaataatcattcttaaattattacattttcattattatatgtattattattatatacatatattaacattataacatatattattattatatattttatcattatatatatatattaataataattaatataatattatagtatactatttatataataaatatataataaatatattatattatatattatataaaattatagtatactattttatttttagtttaaaaaataaaacttttttggaaaaaaaaaaaaacaaggaaaaagatatcgacaaaataaatactaataatagtactattttatttttaacctgcaaaaaggaaaaaaaaacgaaaagaaaaaagatactgacaaaataaatacaaatgggtcattctaatttatttttaatctaaaaaaaaaaaaaaaaaataataaagaaaaaaaaaagaaaaaaaagaaaaaagataaaatctttcttcgtaagaaaaaagaaaatatatatatatatataaaaattagttTCTACCCGTGTTTTCATTATCGAAAGTTACCGAGTAACAACTTTTAGCTCGGTTAAATCccaatatgttttatttttttttaccattcaAGGTTCGCACCAAAAATGTTGCTCCAcacattttttcccttttatgcGCTATTTCCCGCGAGCATAGAGATGGCGTTCTAGAACGAATATGGCGCGATATGATGAAGGAGTGGGGGTGGGTGGAGGGTAAAGGTTTAGACAAAGCGTCGAATCGGAAACATACTCGGTTCTTTCGTTTAAAGTCTTAAATCAAACACGATATTTTACCGCGTTTTCTCTCTACGTTATCGATAATGCCaagatttctattttatataccttgcaattgttttgtttttttctttcaaattaattaatatctctttttcattatgaAAAAACAAAGTACCTTtcctattatttaattatttctttcaattagaaaacagaataaaaataataataataataataaaaataaaaataacaataataataataataataataataatagtaataatagtaattttgttatatttaaaaaaatatgttgttattattaaaaatatattgttaaaagTTTTACTTTCGAAAAACAATTGTagaagttttattaaaaagaaaaaaaaaatatatatatatatatatatacattttcgaaagtttatttttaaaaataattgtatgtaaatattaaacgatttaaatatttcatattcgtATGcgaaacgtaaaagaaaaaaaaaaaaatatatatatatatatatatatatatatatatatcattttttattattaaacatccGTTTGCTAACGGATCGCGCAAAAAAATGGTTTtacgtttttaaaaatttcgcgCCATTTAAAAATCTCTGACGTTTGGACTGGTTGCCATGTACAGATGCATGAAGATATAGATAAATCTGCGGGCTCTTTTCCCCCGCTTGATTTGTAGCGACAACAAATTTTAAAAACGCTTCTCACTGTGAAAAGGGGATGAGGAAATGGAAAATGAATTTCACAAAGCGCAAGGGTTCGTTCACCGACCTCGTCGAGCCGATCGATATAGCGGCCAGTTTGCATTGCAGAAAGCAAGCCGACGAATGAGAAGGTACA is a window from the Vespa crabro chromosome 17, iyVesCrab1.2, whole genome shotgun sequence genome containing:
- the LOC124429951 gene encoding zinc finger SWIM domain-containing protein 8 homolog isoform X1, translated to MANGSSTGNNPTSQSNGNPNGGGGSGGGVGSGGGTASSAGNPNVQPAVDQPAQGGQILDWEDVDRFSFEDSDHFEEDSLCSWSSEPESLCNNWRGWRRPTAGFGTAKRPTDDDSQVPTLCELSARCVASHIPFELVEHVYPPVPEQLQLRIAFWSFPDNEEDIRLYSCLANGSADEFQRGEQLFRSRSVKNPLQIGFHLSASVNPQMMSATSGVARSQFNVAVTFDRRKITSCNCTCSSKAYWCAHVVAVCLHRIHMPTQVCLRAPVSESLSRLHRDQLQKFAQYLISELPQQILPTAQLLLDELLSAQPNAINSYCGAPDPTAGASAHDQTSWYLDEKTLHDNIKKILIKFCVPAPIVFSDVNYLSTTAPPAAAEWSSLLRPLRGREPEGMWNLLSIVREMFKRTDRNAIPLLEIITEECMACEQIIVWWFNTKVALLNGTGHGGGKHGNMNSNVHASQHACSSLCDEIVVLWRLAALNPGLSPAEREMLHDQFMAWHMKIIDKVTKSRGTSVSHNSHNKNNSSSYKDSLKNDLTVFVGFKTALEACYLDWEEYTLPGITYTAESNPMYHCPFTCFRHVGDSGTEVNQVNSSSAVLNCQPPISHHHSRRPVSLGLVEFSYTDRRRLNPREFPGLCSRGSGGDGNRSSVSSEGFCENDTDMADISEPQLLLRRGCARLNNCGDTDSQEGGGSESSSNSNVSLKNVQDSNKHCSNVLSSESHSDSSESSNNKTTNEVKCGRANFVDYRDKSRTVNPKATGSKTEQESEQENDASRRQSKDESSSSSSDSPSGDEYNVYYYDSKATVNNTGNDSKTESPLTIAPSASALLGNLKKTEDPWGIFLARAEGLYAHGHTREACILGVQLAEELLANPPDLMIEEPPVPLKGKKKKQQVNPASHQLTCLASATLAKCCFLCTVLAENPEYHNLAFRVGLYGLEMARPPANTKPLEVKLAHQESELVGLLKKIPLGQAELNMVRQRAAQLRDGVLRSRGHALLPIILASFIFDTLNTPRGPEINKEADEALGFDAAVAALGLKANVSEADHPLLCEGTRRQRGDLAITLLVHYKDAPAKVARIMNKLLDRDVHQLIKSPILSSYYTANPITKPETTTHLPDDECLSPLTGTDVPGNSDNVIGNGSRPHSSTSAELENSMSALTLQPPLVQPVPTRTKETRYKSKRVCPSIPNQPSEAGAHFMCELAKTVLAKAGGSSSTSLFTQVSTNQNHHVPHRALHMCAFQLGLYALGLHNCVSHNWLSRTYSTHVSWITGQAVEIGAPAIWFLIESWEGHLTPPEAVSIADKSSRGSDPNMVRAAAELALSCLPHAHALNPNEVQRAILQCKEQSDVMLEKACITVENTAKGGGVYPEVLFQVAKYWYELYIRHTPGGEQQDEMPHDSLQLDLNSALLVEPGPPVDLSAGQMIPGPTQAVVVTSTQPPPQPYPAHPTITTLAPLGTVQQYYNHEAQIIQQPGVGMPYAVAPYSFVHPHHSIPTFGGPMPSHRVTLPPAPPHMQMYHTAFPPHPRCPQHPQHPQHPHHPPPAAQPPPVPQYYAPQPPPPPGTHHLFTMQQTMPVNVQAGVTHGPIPGQSGLPGPALVQAQPIISTVRPQPQVHRQNQPFRQQQFRALVAAYRVGMLALETLARRVHDDRPQAKYARNPPYGEDVKWLLRVSKRLGSQYLHQLCVCTVNSIVSPFVLHEVALEAAHYLARNNPTLVLQHLRSAPLAPLVHKCQQMYIQCMHQKLYHLAPGDYEDFASVVCAARAAFHITPEGHTQFKEWLQSIKRSQSCNKDLWAQINAALQQNGK
- the LOC124429951 gene encoding zinc finger SWIM domain-containing protein 8 homolog isoform X2, coding for MANGSSTGNNPTSQSNGNPNGGGGSGGGVGSGGGTASSAGNPNVQPAVDQPAQGGQILDWEDVDRFSFEDSDHFEEDSLCSWSSEPESLCNNWRGWRRPTAGFGTAKRPTDDDSQVPTLCELSARCVASHIPFELVEHVYPPVPEQLQLRIAFWSFPDNEEDIRLYSCLANGSADEFQRGEQLFRSRSVKNPLQIGFHLSASVNPQMMSATSGVARSQFNVAVTFDRRKITSCNCTCSSKAYWCAHVVAVCLHRIHMPTQVCLRAPVSESLSRLHRDQLQKFAQYLISELPQQILPTAQLLLDELLSAQPNAINSYCGAPDPTAGASAHDQTSWYLDEKTLHDNIKKILIKFCVPAPIVFSDVNYLSTTAPPAAAEWSSLLRPLRGREPEGMWNLLSIVREMFKRTDRNAIPLLEIITEECMACEQIIVWWFNTKVALLNGTGHGGGKHGNMNSNVHASQHACSSLCDEIVVLWRLAALNPGLSPAEREMLHDQFMAWHMKIIDKVTKSRGTSVSHNSHNKNNSSSYKDSLKNDLTVFVGFKTALEACYLDWEEYTLPGITYTAESNPMYHCPFTCFRHVGDSGTEVNQVNSSSAVLNCQPPISHHHSRRPVSLGLVEFSYTDRRRLNPREFPGLCSRGSGGDGNRSSVSSEGFCENDTDMADISEPQLLLRRGCARLNNCGDTDSQEGGGSESSSNSNVSLKNVQDSNKHCSNVLSSESHSDSSESSNNKTTNEVKCGRANFVDYRDKSRTVNPKATGSKTEQESEQENDASRRQSKDESSSSSSDSPSGDEYNVYYYDSKATVNNTGNDSKTESPLTIAPSASALLGNLKKTEDPWGIFLARAEGLYAHGHTREACILGVQLAEELLANPPDLMIEEPPVPLKGKKKKQQVNPASHQLTCLASATLAKCCFLCTVLAENPEYHNLAFRVGLYGLEMARPPANTKPLEVKLAHQESELVGLLKKIPLGQAELNMVRQRAAQLRDGVLRSRGHALLPIILASFIFDTLNTPRGPEINKEADEALGFDAAVAALGLKANVSEADHPLLCEGTRRQRGDLAITLLVHYKDAPAKVARIMNKLLDRDVHQLIKSPILSSYYTANPITKPETTTHLPDDECLSPLTGTDVPGNSDNVIGNGSRPHSSTSAELENSMSALTLQPPLVQPVPTRTKETRYKSKRVCPSIPNQPSEAGAHFMCELAKTVLAKAGGSSSTSLFTQVSTNQNHHVPHRALHMCAFQLGLYALGLHNCVSHNWLSRTYSTHVSWITGQAVEIGAPAIWFLIESWEGHLTPPEAVSIADKSSRGSDPNMVRAAAELALSCLPHAHALNPNEVQRAILQCKEQSDVMLEKACITVENTAKGGGVYPEVLFQVAKYWYELYIRHTPGGEQQDEMPHDSLQLDLNSALLVEPGPPVDLSAGQMIPGPTQAVVVTSTQPPPQPYPAHPTITTLAPLGVGMPYAVAPYSFVHPHHSIPTFGGPMPSHRVTLPPAPPHMQMYHTAFPPHPRCPQHPQHPQHPHHPPPAAQPPPVPQYYAPQPPPPPGTHHLFTMQQTMPVNVQAGVTHGPIPGQSGLPGPALVQAQPIISTVRPQPQVHRQNQPFRQQQFRALVAAYRVGMLALETLARRVHDDRPQAKYARNPPYGEDVKWLLRVSKRLGSQYLHQLCVCTVNSIVSPFVLHEVALEAAHYLARNNPTLVLQHLRSAPLAPLVHKCQQMYIQCMHQKLYHLAPGDYEDFASVVCAARAAFHITPEGHTQFKEWLQSIKRSQSCNKDLWAQINAALQQNGK